The Coffea arabica cultivar ET-39 chromosome 6e, Coffea Arabica ET-39 HiFi, whole genome shotgun sequence genome contains the following window.
TGATTGGTTGATTTTAAATCCACGTGTGGTGTAACACTCTACCGGCCAATCGCAACAAAACACAGCGACGTCGCTAAGGAAACTAGTTGTGTAGGAATTGTGTTAGAGTCGATCTACTCTAGTATAATTCCAGTGCGTACCCCTAATTCTCCAAATTTATTTTGCATACTCCTTTTATTTCAGAATTGAGATTTCAGGCACCTTATCAACTTGATGTTATTATAGCATGATACCAAGAGATATTGCTACTATaatatgaaaaatatatatgttCAAGATTCTTTTTGGTTCAAAAGACTTAAGTGAAATGAATTTCatgctttttatttttgtttcaaaaaagtTCATTATCAAAGGTATCATTAAGCAACTAAATTCATaattacataatttttttttcttgcaatAGAATTATATACTTAAAACTTTAAATAAAAGCTTCTTTTTAAATCTTTCGAAAAGTCCAAATTCACTGATACAAATATAAAATACATGTAAAGTATCCTAGTAATCATATACTTTAGTACATCTTCGGAAAATAAAATCATAATCTGCAtgattatttttctcttatgaaaatttaaaaactataaagtGTTGAAGTATGAAGACTCCATTATGTGCTTATGTATATTCTATgtgattatcatttttgttaaaaaagctTTGAAAGAGACAAataaatgtaaaagaaaattagaaaaaatattaagtttattgaaacatatttttattcaaaatgtgTTATCCTAAATCAATCAATCAAGAGATGGTACGGGAGAAGGAGTGCAACAcctcccacaaaaaaaaaagagaaatatatatatgtatgtatgtatgtatccACATGACACAATGCATGTATAGAAACTAGAAGGGAAATTTCTGTCACTATGTCAAACATTGGGGGAAACTAGAGTATTTACCCTAAATTAAAGGAGTAAACGGTGGCTCCACATACAAAGCCCttgtaaaaccctaattctctCCCATCAGCCCCAAATCAATCCAGGGTTTTAGCGCCATCCTCCGTTCTACTAAATCCCTTAATCTGTATTTGAGTTTCCATAACCATGGAGTCAATCCCAGGGGAACCCCAAATAAATCATCAGTTTAAACATTTGATCGGCCAAAACCATGAAATTGCGCTTAGCCAATCAATTCAAACCCTATTAGACTCTCTCCatggttccaattttgaaaagatcTCACTTTTGTCCGCAGATTTTAAGATATTATTACAATGTAAAACCAACCCATCTCTTGAAACCATCTGGGTTTACTCAGCTTTAGCTTTTCACCAcctcaattcatccaaaaatgAGACTTTGAATCAATTTGCAGCAATAAAAGACTTGTTTCAGCTCATAATTTCTTATTCTGCCAGCTGTAGTTCTTTGAAAAGCATTGTTTTGATGTCGCCTGTAATTTATCACGTGCATAAATTTGCTGTAGATTCGAAGGGTTATGATTTGAGGtctaagaaaggaaagaaattgaTGAAAGAGATTAAGGGCTTGGTGGATTCAATTCTGGGATATATAAATGTGTGCTGCGAAGCTCTGGAGGATGATTTTGATGGTTTGGAAGGCTTGATTAAGCCGTTTGAGGATTTAGTTAgtatttggatttggaatgaaaataaaaaagacagGCTAAGGCTGTTTTTTCCACTTCTGGGGGAAGACTTAGTTGAAAAGATTAGCGTTGGAGGGTGTGAATTGAATGAACTAGCTGGTTATGTTATTGCTGAGGTGTTTCTTTTAAAGCTCTGCTTGGCATTTCGTTGTGGGAATTCAGGAAAGGAATTACAGAATGAGCTAAGAAATTGGGTGGTTGGTTCTATTACCGGGCTTCAGAATTCTTACTTCTTTGGTTAGTTTCCATTGTCGCTTTATCTTGATAAATGGAGCTTcttattggattgaaaattCTGATATTGTATCAGTGGGGATGCTAAATTGGCAGAAGTCTCGGTTTCATGTTTGGTATTaggcttttatttgctttttaaTTTTGGGGTTCAACAGTCGTTGCGTTTAGACTTCGGTGGAGTACTAGTTTACATAGTACTAGTTGTctttgataaataaaattttaattttctgaCTTCATATACAGTTTTAGTGCTCTTATGTTATATCTAATGTCACTCAGATTCTTTATTGAGGATGCTGCTAGGACCGACTTTGCCTGTGACCTTCCTACTGGTGAGTGGTCTTTCTTTCAGTGCTTTTCTGTTATGTAGTTTCTGGCCCATTATACTGCCAGGATGATGTAGTAATGTGGTATCTTTGTTGAACATTTCTTCGGGTTGGACATTGGGTTGTTGATATTAGTGTGAAACTTCCCTAGTGGTGGATGTATGCAACATACTTTTCTATTTTAGTGCAGGAACTGTGCTTCAACTATGTAGTAATCTGAAACTTTGACTACACTgacctaaaaaaaaattgatggatGTTCTGAGCAGCTCTGTAGTCATGTTTGTCAACTATTTTATTCTGATTAATCCAATATCCATGCTCTGTTTTATGATTTCTGCAGATTTCTGAAGATGAAAAATCATTGAGAAAACTCTTGTATGAGCCTGTAATATTAGTTGAATACTCTTTTCTTAGTCCTGATAGATTGGCTCATTTGCCTGCCAATCATGCCAAAAGTATTGCATTGGGAAGATTGATGGTTACGCACGAAGCAATAGAATTCTTCAGGTAGGCAGAAGTGATCACGTTTTGAAAGAGAATTTCAGCAAAGACAATTTTAGAATCTCATTATCATTTGCCCTACATGCAGGAAACATGGGGACCATACTAAAGCACTTTCTTGTACAAATGCATTTTCTACTTCTAGCTTACCATCTGAACTAACAAAATGGATCAGGTGTGAGTTAGATGTCAATGACAACAACAATGGACCAAATGGATCATCACCAAAAGCATTTTTAAGTGAGTAGTTTTTAGTATGTTTTAATATGGAGTTAATATTGCTTAAATGTGTTGATTACTATGGGTATAATGGTGCAGGATGGATACTTGACAGAGGAAATCAAGGGATTCAAATATTTGATAATGACATGTCAAGTTATCATGCCAAATTGATACTTGATAATTCGGAAGAAGATTTCAATTTGTCGGTTTACAAGGAGAATAAGAAAACAGATGCCGATCTTTTCTTTTACATTGATAACAAGGGAGATGCTGAAAATGAAGTCGAAAAAGATGAAACGATGACTGAAGCTGTGAGTGCTGCATTTGTGGCTGCTGCCCAGTCGCTGCAGTCAGCTGAACATGGAGAGAGGAAACGTAAAGGTGGAAATATGAAGAAGAACAATCGGCTAAAATTTCTCAAGTATGACCTTTATGAAGGTTCTGCTCCATCTGCAGCAAAGGCTGCAGTTGTTGATGATAATGGTTTGAGTAGTGGAAGTGATGTTGAGAATCCATCCTCTGATGAAGACGAGAACTAGTGGTCTAGTGGCACAATAAGGGCTTCTGAGAAAGATGGAAGTCTCTAAAGGATTCCAGAGAACACTGAATGGAACTGTATTTGTGAACCCGTTACCCTGTATATGAGCAAGGCATGTGGTGCGGAATGTACATTGCCCGGCAAATGAAGGGCATCATTGGCAAAGCTGCTTCACTTGGACTAAAAGGTCTGGTTTTTAAGCGCATCCTCCAGGAGCTGGTGCTGGagtaattagttttttttttttgacggaAAAGCTATAGGATGATTTCGTTGTAGTTTCCATCTTGCAGCAGGCATGGTACAAGTGCCTGAATTGTTAGTTTTCCATTTGGTCGAACGCTTAGTCCTGTGACGAGTCATTTGATGTACTAATTTTACGGAATGAGAAGCCAAGCAATATGCTGCTGCAAATCAAAACTCgtaatagtttaaaattttcaattaacaAAACAGGACTTGCAGAATAAACACATTAAAAAATTGGAAATAACATACCAAAGGTGAGAAAAaagtaggaaaaggaaaaaaggacaAAGCAGCTCCAAGCTGACCAGTAAATAAGCTCTTCAATGCTGTGAACCCGCCATAATGGACTTTTCTGAAACGAAAGTCTCCTTCAGCAGTGTGAAAGAAAGTTGATAGATAAGATCCTCAACTGCTGTGAAGTGCGAACCAGCCATAATGGACTTCTCAACAACGAAAATCTACTCCTGAGGGTCAAAGATCGCTAAAGATCGCCCTGCCGCCCCATCACAGCCCCGGAGAACATATCGTCAAGGCAAAACAGAACAGTAACAGAAGCTGAACGAAGCACAGATGGCAGAGATCGTCCTTACAGCTGTCATCAACAAAGCAATTGAAGTAATCAGCAATTTGATAACTGAAGGTAGCTCTGGCTTGCATTGGCTGGAAGAGGACATCAGATGGATCGAAAGAGAGACGAGGCACGTTTGGTCTTACCTGGATGAGGCAGAGGCCAGGCAAGATGAAAATCATCTGGTACGGAATTTGGTTCAGGATATTGAAGATCTTGCTCATGACATTGAGGACATCTTGGACACACTCCTTCCTTGGCTGGCATCACGCAAGAGTAAAGGGCACCTCGGTTGTCTTACTGCCGCCAGTCACGTCTTTTCCTGTGGTAATGATACTGCACAACATTTTGTCGGAGAGATCGAAAAGATTAAGAGAAAGATTGAAGACATTGATCGCCTTAGGACAACATATGGCATTGTAGATAGAGGTGGAACTCGTAGTGGAGACACTTGGGATCCGAGAAGATCATTTCTATATGCTGATGAATCAGAGATTGTTGGTCTGGAACAAGATTCTGATAATCTAGAGACCAGACTTCTGGACACAGATTTGGAGAATGGCGTAATCTCAATTGTGGGCATGCCGGGAATAGGGAAGACAACCCTTGGAAAGGAAATTTATCGGCGTGTGCGACATCACTTTGATTGTTCAGCTCAAGTCTATGTGTCCCAAGAGCCAAGTATTCGAGAGCTTCTGCTTGACATTGCTAGACAAGTGGGACTGGAGAAGGGGAAGTTCGAGGACCCCATTGAGGCCAACCTTGGTGAATATTTAAGAGGAAAGAGgtttttagttttcttggaTGACGTTTGGAATACTAGAACGTGGGATTGTTTAAAACTCGGCTTCCCTAACAAACCTATGAGCGGGAGCAGAATTATTATCACCTCAAGAAATACTGGGGTAGGGAGATATATCGGAGGTGAAAGCTCACTTCACCTGCTGCAACCATTGACCCCGGAAAATAGTTGGAAACTTTTTTCTAAAATGGTTATGATCAGTCGAGGAAGAAACGCTGTGGACTTGCAAGGGTTTGAATACATAGGTAAAAAGATAGTTGAAAAATGTGGTGGCATACCATTAGCCATTGTGGTAACAGCAGGCATGTTAAGGGAGCGAGAAAGAACTGTCCATGCTTGGAATGGGGTACTTAAGAGCATGAGCCAAGATGACCACGGGGAATTGTCGAAGGTGTTGGCCACGAGTTACAAGGATTTGCCTAGCACATTGAAGCCTTGTTTTCTCTACTTTGGACTTTTTCCTGAGGACCATGAAATCCCTGCATTTCAGCTTATCAACATGTGGGCTGCTGAGAAATTCATCATTGCAAGTGGAGAACAAGATGTTGAAGATGTTGCAGAGGACTACCTAAATAATCTGGTGGCGAGGAACTTAATTCAAGTTGCTAGCAGGAGGTTTGATGGAAGGATTAGAAGCTGTCGTATCCATGATCTTCTCCACAACCTCTCCATTTCAATCGCGAAGCAGACTAACTTCTTCCGCAGCATTTCTGGTGGAGACAAACATTCTAACACTGATTCTAGTTCTTCAAGGGGACGTAGAATCACTTATAATCCGAGTAATACTCGTGAGCCTGACCATTTTGGTGCCAATTATGAAATACTTAAAGTTCGCGCCATGCTATGCTTTGACACAAACCAATATCTTCAAGAAGAGGACTTCGTAGTTTCTCATCAACTTGGAGGCCTCACGTTTCTTAGAGTGCTGTCAGTTGAAACAAACTCCTTTCTATCATCTGTCCCAGATGAAATTGGAAACCTGCGCCTCCTGAGTTACATTGGTTTAAGAGGATATTATCGTGGAAGCTTGCCATCAAGTATAAGAAATCTCAAAAACTTGACCACATTGGATCTTCGAGAATGCAGAGGTATCTGTCTTCCTACTTGCATTTGGAACATGAAGAAGTTGAAGTTCTTTCTTCTACATGAATCTGCTACTTTTACCACCTCTAGACGTTTAAAGAATGAAGTTTCATTATCCTCTCTGAGAATACTGGATGTGGTGAATTGTCGCCATTTGGAACCTCATTGGCTACACAAGTTTACCAGTCTAAGAAAACTTGGAATTAGGTATCCCTCAACGAAAATAAGTGAGATTTTATCAGGTGCAGGGCCAATATTGACTAAGCTCGAGAACCTGCGTTTGACAGGGTCTTATCCTCCCACGGGAAAATTAAACCTGTATCGCTATGAGAGTCTTATTAAGCTGCATTTGGGGATAGTGATAGAGAAGCTGCCTGATGTCAAAGAATTCCCTCGGAATCTTACCAAGCTTTCCCTTAGATTCACTGAATTGGAGGAGGATCctttctacacattaaagaAACTGCCCAGATTAGAGATCCTTAAACTGGGCCATCGTTCCTACGTTTCAAAGGAATTGGTTTGCTCCGGAGCTGACAGTTTTCCCCAACTTAGGGTACTAAAACTGCGACAGTTATATGATCTGGAAAATCTGCTTGCGGAGGATGGGGCAATGCAGGAACTCAAAACAATAACCATCCGCGATTGCTGGAAATTAAAAGTATCCAAGAGGTTCCTCAGCAGAACAATTATAGAACGCTAGACCAAATCGTTAAGTCAGTTGTATTTCCTTACCGGTGTATTTGTGTCTCTATACTTTTGCACTTTCTTCATTACATTTACATCCTTCTTCTGGAAAGGAACTATGTTAACTTGATTAATGATAATCTATGAGTTACCGTTTCCGGCTTGCATGTACATCGAACATAGAGTATCATATTTTTGGCTTTCTTCCGGAATGCGTGGAATAATAACTATCGTTGCGAGCTGTATAATCGTGGTTTTAATAGAACTGAAGCGATTGTTCTCAGGGTTGtttgctcattttttttttggcgagATCTCTCCTACTTGAATCTATCAGTGAGCGCTTGCCTAACAAGCTTGCTGTGGGCTGGGGAGAGAGCTGCTCTGCCAAACTGTGCATATGCAAAAAAACTTTTGTTTATGGTTATTCAGTGTGGTTCTCCTTCATGTCCTCTTCTAATCCTCTTCCTCTCATAGTATAAAGAGGGTTATATAACACAATTAAGATAAGAAATTGACCTTGATCCACGTGCGAGCATGCGTATTCACCACACCTACACTGATGACCCGTGCAAAGGGAATCACTTTCTTACTTTCCCTCTGAGATAGCGCTTGGAGTATCGAAGGCGAACTTGAGTGTGTATAAAGGCTCGAATTTCTTAGTGCATCTGCTCTTCGATCTGCTGCTCTATTCGAGCCGCTTCCTTCAGCTTTAGTCTTAGTCTCGGATGTCGTCCACGACGACGGAAACGACGCAATAAATCCAGACccggaaagaaaaaaaggaagttttCCAATCACTGACCTCTCCCGTTGGTCGAAGTCTAAAGACGCAAGACCAAGATTTTCGGTCTTGTGATGTATTCACAGTTCTTTAAGCGAAACGAGAGAAAATGGTGTTTGGGTGGGTGAAGGAATGGTGGAAATTGTGACGAGTATGTAAATTCTGAGCGATTTTAAACTCTATGAGAATGCTTATTCAGAATGTACCAGTGGTCCATTCAAATACTTTAAGCCTGGATTCGAGCTAAAACTACAAAAGGGACTCTCCAGGTATCGATTATGACAAAAAGCTCAATGGGCAATTTTTGGGCAAGATAAAGCTTGGCCAAAAAGCGAACTTCTGTATTCAGCAAAAGCCTCAATTCCAGGAAATCTTCGAGCAAATAGGTGGATTCCGTCCTCTTCAAACCACAAATACCCAGCTTCACTCCAAATAATTTACATGAAATTTTACACGTTAAATCTCTTCATCATGTTAGCGTCCTATTTtatggaagaaaagaaaggtgaAATTCTCTTAAAGACCTCTTGCCTTCAGGGTCCTATCAAATAGCCTGGAAGCCTGATTAATCTCCTTGAAAAGTACTTGGACGAACTAAATCAGCTTCAGAGATGACAGTGTAGGAAACAGGGGTACTTTATTCTGCATTTCATTAGCCTCTTTGCCTGAAAGCCAGGAAAGAAATTCTTAGTGTTGCATAATAAACATTCTGCAGATGCTTCTAGGAATAGCAAGAAGGATTACCAGTCTTTGATAGTCTTGAAAAATGAGTCACAATCATAGTAAAACAAATAGAGGGGGAAAAAACATCTTTTTGAATGTGCACATTAAAACAAGGACATACCAAACCATGAGTCACAATCGTAGTAACTGACCTCCTACAGCTGAAAGAATGAACTTAATATACGCTCCCCACAATGCCATGTGCCAGAGCAAGCAATCTTGATGACTTTAATAAATATGATCAAAGCAGGTTGTAGGCCATGCGCGTCAGTAGAGTACCTTCTCAATATTCTTTCAACGTTTGAATCAAATATTGGGAGGATAGAGCAGTAGCAACACTAATACCAAACTTTCTGGAATGTTGATCAAGTATCCACTGGATTAAGTTCGTCAAGAACTCGGTGATGATATTTCATCACTGTAATCCTCCAATTCTATGCTTGCAGATGAACCTGCATAAAAATACACAATCTCTTCTCTTAGATGTGTTGAAGTAGTGCATTTGTCAGGACTATAGCCAGGTGATAGTTAATAGCATCAAGGACCATAAATCAGAATTGTATATCCAGAACTCATAATCCAGTAACAAAATAGCAAGATCAAACTAAAAATTCGTAACTGTTCCTATGTCACCTGTAAGTATGACAAAACTGCATAATACTGAAATGCTTGTAAACTATGTCTTGTGCATAGACAGACAGAAATAGAGTTGATGAACCAAAGATGAAAAGAGATGGAAAGGATGGTACTGTTAGAGAATATACCTGAATTTCCAGCCACTAGAAAGCAAGTCTAATATGTTATCAGCGTGAATAATGTCTTGAACTCAGAATTGCTCCAGTCAACAGCTATAATACTTGACCTTTTATGCACTTCAACTTCACTTCATTCATCGATGTCATAATCACCAATAATCCTTACAAGAGCAAATTCCATTGTGAAAATGGTGGAAGCGATTGGAATCACGAATAACAATTTCCTTGTTTGTAATGTCAGACACACCCTTCATGAACTCATGGCAGTCTCCACATATACGAAGATTTTTAAAGATTCTAATTCTTCTACTGTTGCCATTGCTCACAAGTGCAAAAGCCAAAGCTAGCCTCTCACTATGATGAAAGAGATTTTCTTTCTTATCGGCATCTGGTACATTATGAAGCACATAATGTGTGTTTGGAGTATAACCAACCGACTGAAGTCTTTGATGCAGGTCCTCCAACTTTTGGTAAATATCAGTTAATTGTGGATGTGAAGCATCCTGAGACAAGAAGACGTGCGTTTTGGCATCGACCCCAACCCAGCTACAACCAGGTTCCTTCTTAACACCTCTACTCGACATTAATGCTCTAATTCTTGAGACATCATTCCACCTACCTTTGGCTGCATATAAGTTAGACAACAATATATAGCTTGAATCCTCATCAGGTTCAATTTCAAAAAGTTTTTGAGCAGCTTTTTCACCCATTTCTACATTTCCATGAATTTTACAAGCCCCAAGAACAGTCTCCCAGATTAACGTATTTGGAGCTATTTTCATCTGTTGAATGAAGCTTTCCAGCTCGCTAAACCTGCCTGCCCGGCCAAGGATATCAACCATACAAGCATAGTGATCAACTGAAGGAGCAATTCCATATAATTCGCTCATCAAGTGGAAATGCTTCTTTCCTTCTTCAACCAAACCCATGTGGCTGCATGCAGAAAGGACACCAATAAAACTAACCCCATCAGGCTGCACATCTTTATTCAACATGGCTTCGAAAGAGTGAAGAGCCTTTTCATTCTGCCCGTGTTTGGAGTGTCCACATATCATTGTGTTCCACAGCACTGTATCAACGGTTTCTATGCTCTTAAATATCATTTCAGCATCATCTACACAACCACATTTTCCATACATATCAACCAGTGCACTGGCCACATATACATCACAAAAATGTCCAGACTTAATTGCCCAGGAGTGCAGCTGCTGTCCATTTATAAGGCTTGCTATCCCAGCGCAAGCCCTCAGGCAGCTGGCCAGAGTAAATTCGTTAGCTTTGACTCCTTCCCTCTGCATCCGATTGAAGAAGCCAAGGGCCTTCTCTCCTTGATTATCAGTCTGAGCATAACCAGCAATGAGAACTGTCCAAGTAAAGATGTCTCTTTCACTCAATCTGTTAAAAATCAACTCCACATCATCCAGGCATCTGCACTTAGAGTACATGTCAATCAGAGCAGTTCCTACATGACCATCAGTACAAAGGTTATTCTTAAGTAAATAGGCATGCACTTGCTTCCCAAAACTAGCATTTAGCTGGCTAGTGCAAGACCTCAAAGTGCTTATTAAAGTGTACTGGTTTGGTCTTAGGCCTTCTATAAGCATCTTCTTAAAAATCATTGGTCCTTGATCAGAACTTTCACCATCATGATATCCAGATAAAAGTGCATTCCATGAAACCACATCCTTTTGACTCATCGCAGAAAAAACCTTTAGACCATCATAAACTAAACCAAGTTTCATGTACATGGTGATCAGAGCATTGCTAACTGACAAATCGGACTCAAAATTAAATTTCCAAATGCAAGCATGAATGCTTTTGCAAAAGCGTGGATCACCCAAATCCGTGGCAGCGCTAACAACAGTTGAGAGTGAAAATTGGTTAGGCCTCAATCCCGATTGCATCATTGAATGAAACAACTCCACCGCCTCTAGTTTCTGTCCTTGTTGATCAAGGCCACTCATCATCGTACTCCAAGTCACAATATCAGGGTCCCTGATCATCTTAAATACTTGCAGTGCATCATTTGCCAACTCACATTTGGAATACACATCGACTAGACCACAACTAATAAAATCATCAAAGGCACTCCCAATCTTGATTGCCATTGAATGAACAACCTGGCCTGCCCTCAAACTCTGCGAACTGGCACATCCCTTCAGAACAGTTGACAAGGTATAGTTACTGAACCTCATATCTGACTCTGTCATTTTACAGAACAAATTCAAAAGTTTATGTCCATCACCAAGTTGGGTATACCCATTAAGCAAAACATTCCATGATACAGCATTCTGCTCCGGCATGAAGAAAAATACTTTATCTGCATATTCCATTTCGCCACACTTAGCATAAAGATCAACTAAAGCAGAACCAACATAAACATCTGTAAATGCCTCCCCTTTAACAACCTCAGCATGCAACTGATTCCCGAATTCTAAACCAGAGACCATGGAACAAGCTCTTAAAACTGTTGCCAACGTGAACTCATTAGGTCTTATGCCTTCCCTCCTCATCTCACAAAATAACTGAACACCTTCTTGGCCAAGCCCTTCAGCTACAaaccccgaaatcaaagcagtcCACGACACTACATCTTTCTCAGGCATCTCATCTAACACCCTACGCGCAAAGCTCAAAGCCCCACACTTAGCATAAAAGTTAATTAACGAAACAAATAAATGACTGTCAGGGTCAATCCCAATCTTGATCAAATTTGCGTGACGAGCTTTACCCTCATTCAAGCATAAATTTACAGCATAATACCGAAAGGTTTCCGAGTACCATCTCAACACCCTTCCTCTGTCCAAATTTACAACAGTGCCGTCGTCATCCACCCCGCCTAAATAATCCCCTCTAATTCTCCTTTTAGTCCCTTTTTGCATAGGAAGCAGCACCGAATCAGGAGAATCGAGATTTCTCGGCCCCGTTTTGGACCCATTTGAGAGTCGGAATTTTGGGATTTCTTTGTTCCTCCCTCCATTTCTGGACACGTTTGTGGGTGCACCAGGCGGCCTAAATCTTGGGATCTTGGCATTTCTAAATTGAGAATCAGTAGCTATATTATTGTATTCGATGGTTCTGGGAGCAGCACAAGAGGAAGAAAGAGACCGCACAGATAGTAAAGGAGGTGTCAGAAAAAGTGCCTGGCTTTTGCTGGGGAAAAACATCAAGCAAGGTATAGGATAAAGAGTTGAAACGAAACCTCGGATGTCGGGGGAGGCGGGAGACGCATTGGTGGAACGTcaaaattgcatttcattctacATCAACATTATTCTTCAGTAGTGCTATCAAGTATCAACGCACCTGAAGAAGGGTAAGTTCGTGTACTAACATTTTCTTCCGAGACAAGTCAGACGACAGATATTTCATGAGGTTAAATTGGAGGGAAAAAAATGCTTGCCTGAGGTATTTTAGTTAGTTTACGATGAGGctgacaaaaatttaaaaaaaaaaagagaaagaaattaTATAAGGGTCTGTCTAAAATACTCTGTTCGGATG
Protein-coding sequences here:
- the LOC113694675 gene encoding uncharacterized protein isoform X2; the protein is MESIPGEPQINHQFKHLIGQNHEIALSQSIQTLLDSLHGSNFEKISLLSADFKILLQCKTNPSLETIWVYSALAFHHLNSSKNETLNQFAAIKDLFQLIISYSASCSSLKSIVLMSPVIYHVHKFAVDSKGYDLRSKKGKKLMKEIKGLVDSILGYINVCCEALEDDFDGLEGLIKPFEDLVSIWIWNENKKDRLRLFFPLLGEDLVEKISVGGCELNELAGYVIAEVFLLKLCLAFRCGNSGKELQNELRNWVVGSITGLQNSYFFDSLLRMLLGPTLPVTFLLISEDEKSLRKLLYEPVILVEYSFLSPDRLAHLPANHAKSIALGRLMVTHEAIEFFRCELDVNDNNNGPNGSSPKAFLRWILDRGNQGIQIFDNDMSSYHAKLILDNSEEDFNLSVYKENKKTDADLFFYIDNKGDAENEVEKDETMTEAVSAAFVAAAQSLQSAEHGERKRKGGNMKKNNRLKFLKYDLYEGSAPSAAKAAVVDDNGLSSGSDVENPSSDEDEN
- the LOC113694675 gene encoding uncharacterized protein isoform X1 encodes the protein MESIPGEPQINHQFKHLIGQNHEIALSQSIQTLLDSLHGSNFEKISLLSADFKILLQCKTNPSLETIWVYSALAFHHLNSSKNETLNQFAAIKDLFQLIISYSASCSSLKSIVLMSPVIYHVHKFAVDSKGYDLRSKKGKKLMKEIKGLVDSILGYINVCCEALEDDFDGLEGLIKPFEDLVSIWIWNENKKDRLRLFFPLLGEDLVEKISVGGCELNELAGYVIAEVFLLKLCLAFRCGNSGKELQNELRNWVVGSITGLQNSYFFDSLLRMLLGPTLPVTFLLISEDEKSLRKLLYEPVILVEYSFLSPDRLAHLPANHAKSIALGRLMVTHEAIEFFRKHGDHTKALSCTNAFSTSSLPSELTKWIRCELDVNDNNNGPNGSSPKAFLRWILDRGNQGIQIFDNDMSSYHAKLILDNSEEDFNLSVYKENKKTDADLFFYIDNKGDAENEVEKDETMTEAVSAAFVAAAQSLQSAEHGERKRKGGNMKKNNRLKFLKYDLYEGSAPSAAKAAVVDDNGLSSGSDVENPSSDEDEN
- the LOC113694676 gene encoding toMV resistance protein Tm-2(2)-like, with the translated sequence MAEIVLTAVINKAIEVISNLITEGSSGLHWLEEDIRWIERETRHVWSYLDEAEARQDENHLVRNLVQDIEDLAHDIEDILDTLLPWLASRKSKGHLGCLTAASHVFSCGNDTAQHFVGEIEKIKRKIEDIDRLRTTYGIVDRGGTRSGDTWDPRRSFLYADESEIVGLEQDSDNLETRLLDTDLENGVISIVGMPGIGKTTLGKEIYRRVRHHFDCSAQVYVSQEPSIRELLLDIARQVGLEKGKFEDPIEANLGEYLRGKRFLVFLDDVWNTRTWDCLKLGFPNKPMSGSRIIITSRNTGVGRYIGGESSLHLLQPLTPENSWKLFSKMVMISRGRNAVDLQGFEYIGKKIVEKCGGIPLAIVVTAGMLRERERTVHAWNGVLKSMSQDDHGELSKVLATSYKDLPSTLKPCFLYFGLFPEDHEIPAFQLINMWAAEKFIIASGEQDVEDVAEDYLNNLVARNLIQVASRRFDGRIRSCRIHDLLHNLSISIAKQTNFFRSISGGDKHSNTDSSSSRGRRITYNPSNTREPDHFGANYEILKVRAMLCFDTNQYLQEEDFVVSHQLGGLTFLRVLSVETNSFLSSVPDEIGNLRLLSYIGLRGYYRGSLPSSIRNLKNLTTLDLRECRGICLPTCIWNMKKLKFFLLHESATFTTSRRLKNEVSLSSLRILDVVNCRHLEPHWLHKFTSLRKLGIRYPSTKISEILSGAGPILTKLENLRLTGSYPPTGKLNLYRYESLIKLHLGIVIEKLPDVKEFPRNLTKLSLRFTELEEDPFYTLKKLPRLEILKLGHRSYVSKELVCSGADSFPQLRVLKLRQLYDLENLLAEDGAMQELKTITIRDCWKLKVSKRFLSRTIIER
- the LOC113695037 gene encoding putative pentatricopeptide repeat-containing protein At3g15130; protein product: MFFPSKSQALFLTPPLLSVRSLSSSCAAPRTIEYNNIATDSQFRNAKIPRFRPPGAPTNVSRNGGRNKEIPKFRLSNGSKTGPRNLDSPDSVLLPMQKGTKRRIRGDYLGGVDDDGTVVNLDRGRVLRWYSETFRYYAVNLCLNEGKARHANLIKIGIDPDSHLFVSLINFYAKCGALSFARRVLDEMPEKDVVSWTALISGFVAEGLGQEGVQLFCEMRREGIRPNEFTLATVLRACSMVSGLEFGNQLHAEVVKGEAFTDVYVGSALVDLYAKCGEMEYADKVFFFMPEQNAVSWNVLLNGYTQLGDGHKLLNLFCKMTESDMRFSNYTLSTVLKGCASSQSLRAGQVVHSMAIKIGSAFDDFISCGLVDVYSKCELANDALQVFKMIRDPDIVTWSTMMSGLDQQGQKLEAVELFHSMMQSGLRPNQFSLSTVVSAATDLGDPRFCKSIHACIWKFNFESDLSVSNALITMYMKLGLVYDGLKVFSAMSQKDVVSWNALLSGYHDGESSDQGPMIFKKMLIEGLRPNQYTLISTLRSCTSQLNASFGKQVHAYLLKNNLCTDGHVGTALIDMYSKCRCLDDVELIFNRLSERDIFTWTVLIAGYAQTDNQGEKALGFFNRMQREGVKANEFTLASCLRACAGIASLINGQQLHSWAIKSGHFCDVYVASALVDMYGKCGCVDDAEMIFKSIETVDTVLWNTMICGHSKHGQNEKALHSFEAMLNKDVQPDGVSFIGVLSACSHMGLVEEGKKHFHLMSELYGIAPSVDHYACMVDILGRAGRFSELESFIQQMKIAPNTLIWETVLGACKIHGNVEMGEKAAQKLFEIEPDEDSSYILLSNLYAAKGRWNDVSRIRALMSSRGVKKEPGCSWVGVDAKTHVFLSQDASHPQLTDIYQKLEDLHQRLQSVGYTPNTHYVLHNVPDADKKENLFHHSERLALAFALVSNGNSRRIRIFKNLRICGDCHEFMKGVSDITNKEIVIRDSNRFHHFHNGICSCKDYW